One segment of Streptomyces sp. NBC_01463 DNA contains the following:
- a CDS encoding DUF1996 domain-containing protein: MGRTSRKKRSTLANRAIIASAALILGGGGLAAVNVYASAGEGSSGPSHGRNWQPVRQASTIDCPEVVNEIPEVPGPARAEVDRELAAMDTQITDAYREFADRRDSMARDPDLARNAVLDPLKARRTASIDRIVTAIGRSGQRPRGLGSLAPCSMRADDEPQAPGQEASQDPSQKPSQDPSQNPGSDGPDDGQGQDQGQDQGQGQGQGQTGNGPEDSDFVDIRSVQPNVDRPARLRGASRGTFTTECGRNQNGKFNPDNVIAAPGVSNGAHHMHDYVGNQATDAFSGDDDLAAGDTTCRNQGDRSTYYWPVLRLQDGTAENDADADGGGRDQNTGAIQTPSQVTLKFAGNPTGKVTAMPRFLRIITGDAKALTNGDANANASWSCTGFEDRQLKDKYPICPEGSQVVRSFAFQSCWDGQNTDSANHRTHVAFAQDDGRCQDGFKAIPQLVQRIVYDVPPGPGFAVDSFPEQLHKPVTDHGDFINVFDDKLMRKVVSCINDGRKCR, encoded by the coding sequence ATGGGACGCACATCGCGCAAGAAACGCTCCACCCTGGCCAACCGGGCGATCATCGCCTCGGCCGCACTGATCCTGGGCGGGGGTGGGCTGGCCGCGGTCAACGTCTACGCCTCTGCGGGCGAGGGCTCGTCCGGCCCGTCCCACGGCAGGAACTGGCAGCCGGTCCGGCAGGCGTCGACCATCGACTGCCCCGAGGTGGTCAACGAGATCCCCGAGGTTCCCGGTCCGGCCCGGGCGGAGGTCGACCGTGAACTGGCCGCCATGGACACCCAGATCACCGACGCCTACCGGGAGTTCGCCGACCGCAGGGACAGCATGGCCCGGGATCCCGACCTCGCCCGGAACGCCGTGCTCGACCCGCTGAAGGCCCGGCGCACCGCCAGCATCGACCGCATCGTCACCGCGATCGGCCGCAGCGGCCAGCGCCCGCGGGGGCTCGGCTCACTGGCCCCGTGCAGCATGCGCGCGGACGACGAACCGCAGGCCCCCGGGCAGGAGGCGTCCCAGGACCCGTCACAGAAACCATCCCAGGACCCGTCGCAGAACCCCGGGAGCGACGGGCCCGACGACGGCCAGGGTCAGGACCAAGGACAAGACCAGGGCCAAGGTCAGGGACAGGGACAGACCGGCAACGGTCCCGAGGACTCCGACTTCGTCGACATCCGGTCCGTCCAGCCGAACGTCGACCGGCCGGCCCGGCTCCGCGGCGCCTCGCGCGGCACCTTCACCACCGAGTGCGGGCGCAACCAGAACGGGAAGTTCAACCCGGACAACGTCATCGCCGCGCCCGGCGTCAGCAACGGCGCCCACCACATGCACGACTACGTGGGCAACCAGGCCACCGACGCCTTCTCCGGCGACGACGACCTGGCGGCCGGTGACACCACCTGCCGCAACCAGGGCGACCGGTCGACGTACTACTGGCCCGTGCTCCGGCTTCAGGACGGCACGGCGGAGAACGACGCGGACGCCGACGGCGGCGGCAGGGACCAGAACACTGGGGCGATCCAGACGCCGTCCCAGGTCACGCTGAAGTTCGCCGGGAACCCCACCGGGAAGGTCACGGCCATGCCGCGCTTCCTGCGCATCATCACCGGCGACGCCAAGGCGCTCACCAACGGCGACGCCAATGCCAACGCCTCCTGGAGCTGCACCGGATTCGAGGACCGGCAGCTGAAGGACAAGTACCCGATCTGCCCGGAGGGCAGCCAGGTCGTGCGGTCCTTCGCCTTCCAGAGCTGCTGGGACGGACAGAACACCGACAGCGCGAACCACCGCACGCATGTGGCGTTCGCGCAGGACGACGGGCGGTGCCAGGACGGCTTCAAGGCCATTCCGCAACTGGTCCAGCGCATCGTGTACGACGTGCCGCCGGGGCCGGGATTCGCCGTCGACTCCTTCCCGGAGCAGTTGCACAAGCCGGTCACCGATCACGGTGACTTCATCAACGTCTTCGACGACAAGCTGATGCGGAAGGTGGTGAGCTGCATCAACGACGGGCGCAAGTGCCGCTGA